The following proteins come from a genomic window of Leptospira wolbachii serovar Codice str. CDC:
- a CDS encoding type II toxin-antitoxin system HigB family toxin, translated as MVHIISWKKLDDFIIKHPNSESSLKSWYKILKNTSFKDFNELRKLFNSVDLVGNLTVFNISGNNFRLIAAIHFNTQKVFIRYILTHSDYDKGKWKKEII; from the coding sequence ATGGTGCATATTATCAGCTGGAAGAAATTAGATGATTTTATCATTAAACATCCTAATTCTGAATCTTCCTTAAAGAGCTGGTATAAAATCCTTAAAAATACTTCATTTAAAGATTTTAATGAATTAAGAAAACTATTTAATTCTGTCGATTTGGTAGGAAATCTTACGGTTTTTAACATTAGTGGAAACAACTTCAGGTTAATTGCAGCTATTCACTTTAACACTCAGAAAGTTTTTATTAGATACATTTTAACTCATTCAGATTATGATAAGGGGAAATGGAAAAAGGAGATTATATGA
- a CDS encoding helix-turn-helix domain-containing protein yields the protein MILEIKKIKNVWHDLKDILSVPHTDKQYKKLVKVLDELIDEVGNDEKHQLAPLLETVGNLIEEYENDHYLQPNAEPIEILKYLMQENNLTQKDLAILGSQGVVSEILNGKRELNVRQIKALADKFKISPSVFI from the coding sequence ATGATTCTAGAAATTAAAAAAATTAAGAATGTTTGGCATGACCTAAAAGATATTCTCTCCGTTCCTCATACTGATAAACAATATAAAAAATTAGTTAAAGTTTTAGATGAACTTATTGATGAAGTTGGAAATGATGAAAAACATCAATTAGCTCCGCTTCTTGAAACTGTTGGAAATCTGATCGAAGAATATGAAAACGATCATTACTTACAGCCCAATGCTGAACCAATCGAAATTTTAAAATATCTAATGCAAGAAAACAACTTAACACAAAAAGATCTAGCTATTTTGGGTAGCCAAGGTGTTGTTTCAGAAATATTGAATGGAAAACGAGAACTAAACGTAAGGCAAATCAAAGCCCTTGCAGATAAATTCAAAATCTCTCCTTCGGTTTTTATTTAA
- a CDS encoding DUF2971 domain-containing protein translates to MNTFEKIIEIFKRKTEEIIIPQVNPKEIYHYTDINGVKGILESRRIWASDVRYLNDPSETTYFHNLIKEKIENSKLTGILEELLNTTRKFIEQHHSEAPRFVTSFCIEKDLLSQWRYYSKESIGYMIAFDTMSLLKGIKNPLFFYTVIYNRKDQDTLINKLIESAEEILNSNNITKEFLDDFKMSFIVALLMTMLIIKHPDYSEEKEARITYTKLYDRNMELDTKFRINQGMFVPYIEVPIPDVKIKGIYIERSILGEKAAESLLLYLKENKLDIPVTLGKTPIGK, encoded by the coding sequence ATGAACACCTTTGAAAAAATAATAGAAATATTTAAAAGAAAAACGGAGGAAATAATAATTCCACAAGTTAATCCAAAAGAAATTTATCATTATACAGACATAAATGGAGTTAAAGGAATTTTAGAATCAAGGAGAATCTGGGCCAGTGACGTCCGATACCTAAATGATCCTTCAGAAACAACTTATTTTCATAACCTAATAAAAGAAAAAATCGAAAACTCAAAATTAACCGGCATTTTAGAAGAATTGCTAAATACCACACGTAAATTTATTGAACAACATCATTCAGAAGCCCCGAGATTTGTTACCAGCTTTTGTATCGAAAAAGATTTACTTAGCCAATGGCGTTATTATTCAAAGGAATCTATCGGATATATGATTGCTTTTGATACTATGAGTTTATTAAAGGGCATTAAAAATCCGTTGTTCTTTTACACAGTAATATACAATAGAAAAGATCAAGATACATTAATTAATAAATTAATAGAATCAGCTGAAGAAATTTTAAATTCAAATAATATAACAAAAGAATTTCTAGATGACTTCAAAATGTCTTTTATTGTAGCTTTACTTATGACAATGCTTATCATAAAGCATCCAGATTATAGCGAAGAAAAAGAGGCTAGAATTACTTATACAAAGTTATATGACCGAAATATGGAACTCGATACTAAATTTCGAATAAACCAAGGAATGTTTGTGCCTTATATAGAAGTACCAATTCCAGATGTCAAGATAAAGGGAATTTACATTGAACGAAGTATTTTGGGTGAAAAGGCAGCTGAATCATTGTTATTATATCTTAAAGAAAATAAGCTAGATATTCCGGTAACATTAGGTAAAACTCCAATAGGTAAATAA
- a CDS encoding nucleotidyltransferase family protein: protein MILAFFKIGIFGSFAKDKVNSESDVDLLVEMKYPDFDSFVGLKIYLEKLFERNVDLVRKRNQIKPSFLNRIQKDIINV from the coding sequence ATGATTTTGGCGTTCTTCAAAATTGGTATTTTCGGTTCTTTTGCAAAGGATAAAGTTAACTCGGAAAGTGACGTTGACTTACTTGTTGAAATGAAATACCCTGATTTCGATTCATTCGTTGGTTTAAAAATATACTTGGAAAAACTTTTTGAACGAAATGTTGACCTTGTTAGAAAACGAAATCAAATTAAACCTTCTTTCCTTAATAGAATCCAGAAAGATATAATTAATGTCTGA